From a region of the Argiope bruennichi chromosome 8, qqArgBrue1.1, whole genome shotgun sequence genome:
- the LOC129980679 gene encoding uncharacterized protein LOC129980679: MDLKAQKAQRRVLRTAFTLVANKIENELKNDVVDLGKISLLQVQLKDKYLRLEAVQEAVSGALLQLEDDGREFEADFTEAEGYRERYLEYYSLIDKKLKETVISEVPDTPRKFKLPKLELRKFDGDPKEFLSFWSQFQKIHDDQDIPDEDKMQYLVASVEPKSKAERLILSFPATAANYPKAVAQLKERFGREDLLVQIYVRDLLTMVMKNAVSSRAKTDLSRLYDELEGKLRALESLGRTKEKFGDFLAPLVESCLPEEVLKTWERNRNHHELCDNTAEKNTRSLENLMTFLRQEVQGEEMVVLARTGFAANQITRKKEYVAAPLNEISGDMATTAALVSLKSTDNKVVCIFCDKPHPSHKCFSAKKISLNEKLKILSKKGACYSCLTKSNHISRQCDLKSKLKCNFCSLSHYDIMCSKKPDKSPSVKNSPSTITLSNQCSRNRTVYLQTLCVIARGQGREKRVRILLDSASQYSHVSERLIAHLGLIPHRYENVIHSLFGGTQTKPKQHGVYSIELSALNRDYSCCLEVLSEEKMCNSVPKITDQRILNNLRELNIEFSDPFSEDLEIDVLVGSNVLGRILLKKCCELDSGLSVVETKLGNTIIGMQNEVCHIDRNVMTTLAMYVRSIKLTDLWDLENLGISNPTLGESKHNSYEEALNDFQQKLTILPNGRYELQLPWKYDPANLPDNKGLTWVRHEKVIKRAASNGFLREYQKVFEDWENLGIIESVPEKEVKAIKCHYLAHRPVIKLQSETTKYRPCFDGSACERGKPSLNQCLYKGINLLEVIPDILDRFRLYPIGLSADIEKAFLMLSVHPKDRDYLRFFYPSKEGELVYRHCRIVFGLNSSPFLLNASIKHLLDNAPLEYYDVVEKLKCSFYVDNCLSGVHNVKEEENFIDTAKKVLSKGCFNLRGWQSNVACKYVSQHTGDASVLGMLWNLDEDTLRFTVPRYIAINGTSEIHVFVDASKSSYGACVFVRTVVENDVKVSLLRSKTRVAPLKSLTIPRLELMACCIGARLANSIVRALHLPEIKVTYWTDSEVALWWIREQGNWSVFVANRVKEIRELTKFQSWRHVPGNMNIADLLSRGCTPKQMLDSKWWEGPQWLKKSREQWPASEINCEPKDVILEKRKSELVNVNISEEVVPWYAVRFSKYNSIVRLMGWILRFINNSRVPVEERKLSKLSSDDIEKAEKVLIRLVQGKMFPNLKSIPIVNVFKDNEGILRVKTKITERKDDPNFIAPILMPSKCLLTTRLIEYYHLKNCHAGVQILTSILREKFWIMKTRKTVREVVMKCVPCSRYSSNSPMSDPVSLPADRVKDANAFDITGIDLAGPLFTRDGGKVWIVLYTCAIYRAIHLELVSSLSTECFMLSLRRFIARRTRPETIYTDNGTNFVGTNSELKNLDWDGIMRETDIKPIKWKFNPPTAAWWGGWWERLVRVIKELLKRTLGKAILKYEELLTVLCDCEAVVNSRPLTYISEDPNDLIPLTPSLFLNGKSSYDTIDLDLSEFSKFQKRIRYRRKLIHDFRSRFRKEYLGQLRQKRPGKSGHDFKVGEVVMIEEPSKKRVYWPLGKVISLLPGRDGKGRTLKLKLKNSELIRPIQRVYPLEVPFINNEIVKIDGVPTSSVKENELTSNAVIRNRITKSGRLVKIPERLGLFNEVLHAFE; encoded by the exons ATGGATCTTAAAGCACAAAAGGCGCAGAGACGAGTACTAAGGACTGCATTTACCTTAGTCGCAAATAAGATAGAAAATGAGCTTAAGAATGATGTAGTAGATTTAGGAAAGATTTCGTTGCTACAAGTgcaattgaaagataaatatttaagattagaaGCTGTGCAAGAAGCAGTGTCTGGAGCTTTGCTACAGTTAGAAGATGATGGAAGAGAGTTCGAGGCTGATTTCACTGAGGCAGAAGGCTACCGTGAAAGGTATTTAGAATACTACTCTCTCATCGATAAGAAGTTGAAAGAGACTGTTATTTCTGAAGTACCAGACACACCAAGAAAGTTCAAGTTACCCAAGCTCGAACTGAGGAAATTTGATGGAGACCCAAAGGAGTTCCTTTCGTTTTGGAGCCAGTTCCAAAAAATTCACGACGACCAGGACATCCCTGACGAAGACAAGATGCAGTATCTTGTGGCTTCTGTCGAACCCAAGTCAAAGGCGGAGAGACTCATTCTTAGTTTTCCGGCTACTGCAGCGAATTATCCTAAGGCAGTGGCGCAATTGAAAGAGCGGTTTGGAAGAGAAGATCTGCTCGTCCAAATTTATGTTCGGGATCTTCTGACAATGGTTATGAAGAATGCTGTGTCCAGTAGAGCGAAAACAGACCTTTCAAGACTATATGACGAGTTGGAGGGAAAGCTGAGAGCCCTGGAGAGCCTAGGACGAACAAAGGAAAAGTTCGGCGATTTCCTAGCCCCCCTGGTTGAGAGCTGCCTGCCCGAAGAAGTGCTTAAGACGTGGGAACGCAACAGAAATCACCACGAATTATGCGACAACACCGCCGAAAAGAACACTCGCTCCTTAGAGAATCTCATGACTTTTCTCCGTCAAGAGGTGCAGGGTGAAGAGATGGTTGTGTTAGCAAGAACTGGATTTGCAGCGAATCAAATTACCCgtaaaaaagaatatgttgctGCCCCTCTAAACGAGATTAGTGGAGATATGGCTACTACCGCAGCCCTGGTAAGCTTAAAATCCACTGACAATAAAGTTGTctgtattttttgtgataaacCCCATCCCAGCCATAAATGTTTTTCAGCAAAGAAAATATCtcttaatgaaaagttaaaaatattgtctaaaaaGGGAGCCTGCTATTCATGTTTAACTAAATCAAATCATATCAGTAGGCAGTGTGACTTAAAATCTAAACTGAAGTGTAATTTCTGCTCTTTATCTCATTATGATATTATGTGTAGTAAAAAACCTGATAAATCTCCAAGTGTTAAAAATTCTCCTTCCACTATTACTCTTTCTAATCAATGTAGCAGAAATCGAACAGTTTATTTGCAGACTCTCTGCGTAATTGCGCGAGGTCAAGGTCGAGAAAAACGCGTAAGAATTCTTTTAGATTCAGCTAGCCAGTATTCTCACGTGAGTGAAAGATTAATTGCGCACTTGGGATTAATACCACATAGATATGAAAACGTAATTCACTCCCTGTTTGGAGGAACGCAAACGAAGCCTAAGCAACATGGAGTTTATTCTATCGAGCTGTCAGCTTTGAATAGAGATTACTCTTGTTGTTTAGAAGTTCTTTCGGAGGAAAAGATGTGCAACAGTGTCCCGAAAATAACAGATCAGCGAATTCTTAACAATTTAAGAGAACTGAACATAGAGTTTTCAGATCCATTCAGCGAAGATTTAGAGATCGATGTGTTAGTGGGTTCGAATGTGTTAGGTCGCATTTTACTGAAGAAATGTTGTGAATTAGATTCCGGTTTATCTGTGGTTGAGACTAAACTGGGAAATACAATTATAGGAATGCAGAATGAAGTGTGTCATATTGATAGAAATGTTATGACAACACTTGCAATGTATGTAAGAAGTATTAAATTAACTGATCTCTGGGATCTCGAAAATTTAGGCATCTCAAATCCAACACTAGGGGAAAGCAAACACAATTCTTATGAAGAAGCTTTAAATGATTTTCAGCAGAAGTTAACTATTCTTCCTAACGGAAGGTACGAGTTACAGCTTCCGTGGAAATATGATCCAGCTAATTTACCTGATAATAAAGGTTTAACTTGGGTTAGACATGAGAAAGTGATCAAACGGGCTGCAAGTAATGGCTTTCTCAGAGAGTATCAAAAGGTTTTCGAGGATTGGGAAAATTTGGGGATTATTGAAAGTGTACCAGAAAAGGAAGTAAAAGCaattaaatgtcattatttgGCGCATAGGCCCGTAATAAAACTGCAAAGTGAAACCACAAAGTATCGTCCCTGTTTTGACGGGTCGGCTTGTGAAAGGGGTAAACCATCATTAAACCAATGTTTATATAAAGGTATAAATCTTTTAGAAGTAATACCCGATATTTTAGATAGGTTTAGACTCTATCCTATAGGATTAAGTGCAGATATAGAGAaagcttttttaatgttatcagtaCATCCAAAAGATAGAGattatcttagatttttttaCCCTAGTAAAGAGGGAGAATTGGTGTATAGACATTGTCGAATTGTTTTTGGTTTAAATTCTTCTCCTTTCCTATTAAACGCATCCATAAAGCATCTATTAGATAACGCCCCACTTGAATACTATGATGTTgtagagaaattaaaatgttcattttatgtTGACAATTGTTTATCTGGTGTACATAATGTAAAGGaggaagaaaatttcattgatacTGCTAAAAAGGTATTGTCAAAAGGTTGTTTTAACTTACGAGGTTGGCAAAGCAATGTAGCTTGTAAATATGTTTCTCAACATACAGGAGATGCGTCAGTTTTAGGCATGTTATGGAATTTAGACGAAGATACCTTGAGAt TTACTGTGCCTCGATATATTGCCATAAATGGAACTTCTGAAATCCATGTTTTTGTTGATGCATCTAAAAGCTCATATGGTGCATGTGTATTTGTTCGAACTGTTGtagaaaatgatgtaaaagtttCACTTTTACGTTCTAAGACTAGAGTAGCCCCCTTGAAATCTCTTACCATTCCTAGATTAGAATTAATGGCCTGTTGCATTGGAGCTAGACTTGCAAATTCAATTGTCCGTGCTTTACATCTACCAGAAATAAAAGTAACTTACTGGACCGATTCAGAAGTGGCTCTTTGGTGGATAAGAGAGCAAGGAAATTGGTCTGTGTTTGTGGCCAATCGGGTAAAAGAAATAAGGGAacttaccaaatttcagtcaTGGAGGCATGTTCCAGGTAATATGAATATAGCAGATTTGTTATCACGAGGTTGTACCCCCAAACAGATGTTAGATTCTAAATGGTGGGAGGGACCTCAATGGTTAAAAAAAAGTAGAGAACAGTGGCCTGCCAGTGAAATTAATTGTGAACCTAAGGatgttattttggaaaaaaggaaGTCTGAATtagttaatgtaaatatttctgagGAAGTGGTCCCGTGGTATGCTGTACGATTTTCCAAATACAATTCAATAGTTCGTTTAATGGGTTGGATTTTAAGATTCATCAATAATTCTAGGGTTCCTGTTGAGGAAAGAAAACTTTCCAAACTATCGTCGGACGATATAGAAAAGGCTGAAAAGGTGTTAATTCGGTTAGTGCAAGGTAAAATGTTTCCTAATTTGAAGTCGATACCCATTGTAAATGTCTTTAAAGACAATGAGGGAATCCTTagagttaaaactaaaataaccGAGAGAAAAGATGATCCAAATTTTATTGCTCCTATTTTGATGCCTAGTAAATGCCTTTTAACCACaagattaattgaatattatcatttaaaaaactgTCACGCTGGGGTTCAAATTCTTACGTCTATACTGCGTGAAAAATTCTGGATAATGAAAACGCGAAAAACGGTTAGGGAAGTAGTTATGAAGTGTGTGCCTTGTAGTCGATATAGCTCAAACTCTCCTATGAGTGATCCGGTGAGTCTGCCTGCAGATCGTGTTAAAGATGCTAACGCGTTCGACATCACAGGTATTGATTTGGCAGGACCTCTTTTTACTAGAGATGGAGGTAAGGTGTGGATAGTACTTTATACCTGTGCCATTTATCGGGCGATACATCTAGAGCTAGTAAGTTCATTGTCCACTGAGTGTTTCATGCTTTCTTTAAGACGGTTTATAGCACGTCGTACTAGACCAGAAACTATATATACAGATAACGGAACTAATTTTGTTGGCACCAATAGTGAATTGAAAAATCTAGATTGGGATGGGATAATGCGAGAGACCGACATTAAACCTATTAAATGGAAGTTCAATCCTCCAACTGCCGCTTGGTGGGGAGGATGGTGGGAGAGATTAGTACgagtaattaaagaattattgaagcGTACTTTAGgtaaggcaattttaaaatatgaagaacttTTAACTGTTCTGTGTGATTGTGAAGCGGTGGTGAATTCTCGTCCATTAACCTATATTTCGGAAGATCCGAATGATTTAATACCATTAACGCCAAGTTTGTTTTTAAACGGGAAATCTTCATATGATACCATAGATTTAGATTTAAGTGAATTCTCtaagtttcagaaaagaataagGTATCGTAGAAAACTGATCCATGATTTTAGATCACGTTTCAGGAAAGAATATCTTGGTCAACTACGTCAAAAACGCCCAGGAAAGTCTGGTCATGATTTCAAAGTTGGTGAAGTCGTGATGATTGAAGAACCATCCAAAAAGCGCGTGTATTGGCCTTTAGGAAAAGTAATAAGTCTGCTTCCAGGTAGGGATGGTAAAGGCCGTaccttgaaattaaaacttaagaaCTCTGAACTGATTCGTCCAATTCAAAGAGTTTATCCACTCGAAGTACcgtttataaataatgaaattgtaaaaattgatgGCGTTCCGACATCTAgtgttaaagaaaatgaattaaccAGTAATGCAGTCATAAGAAATAGAATCACTAAATCAGGTAGATTAGTTAAAATACCTGAAAGACTTGGATTATTTAATGAGGTTTTACATGCTTTTGAGTGA